The following coding sequences are from one Salvia hispanica cultivar TCC Black 2014 chromosome 3, UniMelb_Shisp_WGS_1.0, whole genome shotgun sequence window:
- the LOC125211441 gene encoding light-mediated development protein DET1 isoform X1 gives MFRSNNVAARIFERQISSPAPGTSVHCARRFYENIVPSHTIYDIECPDILFRKFSDDGNYLVTFSRNHQDLVVYRPTWLSFSCREDDCLNRDLPSKANKFESFFTQLYCVTLAASGELICKDFFLYSEKNQYGIFATSTAQIHDAPAVGGAIQGIPSIEKITFHLVRLEDGVILDERVFCNDYINLAHSMGVFLYDDLVAIVSLRYQRIHILQIRDSGNLVDVRSIGEYCREDDELFLNSSSQGMAIPDRNTAQNIGNGLESIHHMPETSFLSGLKQRLLSFILRGIWNEEHDPTSRMQCLKKKFYFHFQDYADLVIWKVQFLDRHHLLIKFGSVDGGVARNTDNHPAFFAVYNMETTEIISFYQNSAEDLYTLFELFCDHFHSSSKNSFYMNFLSTHSNNIYALEQLKCNKTKASSCQQFVKKMLATLPFNCQSQSPSPYFDHSLFRYDEKLISATDRHRQSTDHPIKFILRRQPNTLKFKIKPGPEAGNSDTRTKKISSFLFHPILPLAISVQQTLFLQPAVVNIHFRR, from the exons ATGTTTAGAAGCAACAATGTGGCGGCCCGAATTTTCGAGCGCCAGATTTCTTCTCCTGCTCCCGGCACCTCT GTCCATTGTGCCAGACGATTTTATGAGAACATAGTTCCAAGTCATACTATATATGACATTGAATGCCCTGACATTCTATTTCGTAAGTTCAGTGATGACGGAAACTATCTTGTAACCTTCAGCCGGAATCATCAGGATCTTGTTGTTTACAGACCAACTTGGCTGTCATTTTCGTGCAGAGAAGATGATTGTCTAAATCGTGATCTTCCTTCTAAAGCCAACAAATTTGAGAGTTTTTTCACCCAATTGTATTGCGTCACTCTTGCTGCCAGTGGTGAGCTTATATGCAAAGACTTCTTCCTGTACTCAGAGAAGAATCAATATGGAATATTTGCAACGTCAACTGCACAAATTCACGATGCACCTGCTGTTGGAGGTGCGATTCAAGGAATTCCGTCAATCGAAAAAATAACCTTTCACCTTGTAAG ATTGGAAGATGGAGTGATACTTGATGAGAGGGTTTTCTGCAATGATTATATTAACTTGGCGCATAGCATGGGTGTTTTCTTGTACGATGATTTGGTGGCTATAGTGTCTCTGCGTTATCAGAGAATCCACATTCTCCAAATCAGAGACTCTGGAAACCTtgttgatgttagatctaTTGGGGAATATTGCAGAGAAGATGATGAGCTTTTCCTCAATTCAAGTTCTCAG GGTATGGCCATCCCGGACAGAAATACAGCACAAAATATTGGCAATGGTCTGGAAAGTATCCATCATATGCCAGAGACTTCTTTTTTAAGTGGTTTAAAGCAGCGCCTGCTTTCCTTTATATTACGCGGGATATGGAATGAAGAGCATGATCCGACTTCA AGAATGCAGTGCCTTAAGAAGAagttttatttccatttccaaGATTATGCTGATTTGGTTATATGGAAG GTGCAATTCTTAGACCGCCATCACCTTTTAATAAAGTTTGGCAGTGTTGATGGTGGG GTGGCACGAAATACAGATAACCATCCCGCATTCTTTGCTGTATATAATATGGAGACGACGGAAATAATTTCATTCTATCAG AACTCTGCTGAGGATCTCTACACATTGTTTGAGCTGTTTTGCGACCATTTCCATTCCTCGTCAAAGAATTCCttttacatgaattttttatcAACACATTCAAACAACATTTATGCCCTGGAGCAATTGAAATGCAATAAAACCAAAGCTAGCAGCTGCCAGCAG TTTGTTAAGAAGATGTTAGCTACTTTGCCTTTCAATTGTCAGTCCCAGAGCCCTTCACCCTACTTCGATCACTCACTATTTCGATATGATGAAAAG TTGATTTCAGCAACTGACCGACACAGACAGTCCACTGACCATCCAATCAAATTCATTTTGAGGAGGCAACCGAATACTCTTAAATTTAAGATCAAACCAG GTCCTGAAGCTGGGAATTCGGATACCCGGACAAAGAAGATATCGTCGTTTCTATTTCATCCGATTTTGCCCCTAGCAATTTCTGTACAACAGACTCTATTTTTGCAGCCAGCAGTTGTTAATATCCACTTCCGTAGATAA
- the LOC125214698 gene encoding protein REPRESSOR OF SILENCING 3, whose amino-acid sequence MGEKLRLHLGGLGSNVQASDLHRTFTSPQLGEVQSVEIIRTKGRSFAYIVFVPASDKGLAKLFSTYNGCMWKGGRLKLEKAKEDYQSRLRREWMEAAQHETKLPNQSVDADENVCEMPKPKKEDIEKMQLKLFFPKLRKLKVIPLKGTGKHKYSFQRIEVPPLPTHFCDCEEHFVPPEPAKRNHSGLPMPAKRYKTNDHEVDDNGVNEEELNMMKSILDKLLEKEIRSEIVSDEAEPSEEIQHDASLADQCQVDDNEEDQESEEDEEDQESDEDNLAINIVGRSSKRGKLFEDWGQKTSITNQDSLVNEPEALNNTNGKKQETQSANQIFDNKRKQSVREDKPNDTVPSKKKRVMEISHDCTGDQVVENTKPVDKDPGSIRLGSDVAIAQKKSSDVASSTKLAWKALVSEKGNTAFNISDILMNRNSAIETEPGSGTETESGSDTEAENGSDTEAEPGSDSEAENGSDTEAESGSDTEAEPSSDTEAEPGSETETKPGSDAEAEPGSDAEAEPGSDAEAEPGSDAEAEPGSDAEAEPGSDTKAEPGFDISTERCSNGNNGKQDQSSKDEELEKHSDAQSTEQTASEDLLARGASWKRKSSWLQMVADANASAFSLSQVLPDVTSQKQEPQQFKVIDFSSSSRGKQDKFLDKKSFAEDIGESQRPANTRNPNEDVLTKEQNTGVPVGEQLNSHSTAPVLGVNLVPSNRPMGEIIISETCPFMKSADSMKEWAKSKAALSGSHKRKGKEMDSLQKQRGK is encoded by the exons ATGGGAGAGAAATTGAGGCTTCATCTGGGAGGATTGGGATCAAACGTGCAGGCATCCGATCTCCACAGGACCTTCACCTCGCCGCAATTGGGAGAAGTTCAATCTGTCGAGATTATTCGCACCAAAGGTCGCAGCTTTGCCTACATAGTGTTCGTTCCCGCTTCTGACAAAGGCCTCGCCAAGCTCTTCAGCACG TATAATGGGTGCATGTGGAAGGGGGGAAGACTTAAACTTGAGAAGGCCAAAGAAGACTACCAATCTCGCCTAAGACGAGAGTGGATGGAAGCTGCTCAACATGAGACTAAATTGCCCAACCAGAGCGTTGATGCTGATGAAAATGTATGTGAAATGCCGAAACcaaagaaagaagatattgAAAAAATGCAGCTCAAGCTATTTTTCCCCAAGTTGAGGAAG CTAAAAGTGATACCTCTCAAAGGAACTGGCAAACACAAGTACAGCTTTCAGCGCATTGAAGTTCCGCCCCTCCCCACCCACTTTTGTGATTGTGAGGAGCACTTTGTACCTCCAGAGCCAGCCAAAAGAAATCATTCTGGGCTTCCTATGCCAGCAAAGAGATATAAAACTAATGATCATGAGGTAGACGATAATGGGGTGAATGAGGAGGAACTTAACATGATGAAGTCAATATTGGACAAGCTATTAGAGAAGGAAATCCGCTCAGAGATTGTGTCCGATGAAGCTGAACCTTCTGAAGAAATACAACATGATGCATCTTTAGCAGATCAATGTCAAGTTGATGACAACGAGGAAGACCAAGAAAGCGAGGAAGACGAGGAAGATCAAGAAAGTGATGAAGATAACCTTGCTATTAACATTGTGGGTCGGTCAAGTAAGAGGGGTAAATTGTTTGAGGATTGGGGACAGAAAACAAGTATTACAAATCAG GATTCGTTGGTAAATGAGCCCGAGGCCTTGAATAATACCAATGGCAAGAAGCAGGAAACGCAAAGCGCTAACCAAATTTTTGACAATAAGAGAAAGCAGTCTGTTCGTGAAGACAAACCAAATGATACAGTACCTTCTAAGAAGAAACGAGTGATGGAGATTTCTCATGACTGCACAGGTGATCAAGTTGTTGAAAATACAAAACCGGTAGATAAAGATCCAGGCTCTATACGGTTAGGTTCTGATGTAGCTATTGCTCAAAAGAAAAGTTCTGATGTGGCTAGCTCAACTAAATTAGCGTGGAAAGCCCTGGTCAGCGAAAAGGGGAACACTGCTTTCAACATATCAGATATCTTGATGAACCGTAATTCTGCTATTGAAACCGAACCTGGTTCTGGTACTGAAACTGAATCTGGTTCTGATACTGAAGCTGAAAATGGTTCTGATACTGAAGCCGAACCTGGTTCTGATTCTGAAGCTGAAAATGGTTCTGATACTGAGGCAGAATCTGGTTCGGATACTGAAGCTGAACCTAGTTCTGATACTGAAGCCGAACCTGGTTCAGAGACTGAAACCAAACCTGGTTCTGATGCTGAAGCCGAACCTGGTTCTGATGCTGAAGCTGAACCTGGTTCTGATGCTGAAGCCGAACCTGGTTCTGATGCTGAAGCCGAACCTGGTTCTGATGCTGAAGCCGAACCTGGTTCTGATACTAAAGCTGAACCTGGTTTTGATATTTCTACTGAACGCTGCTCCAATGGAAACAATGGCAAGCAAGATCAATCAAGCAAAGATGAAGAGCTGGAAAAACATTCTGATGCCCAATCTACTGAGCAAACTGCGTCTGAAGATTTATTAGCTAGAGGCGCATCATGGAAACGAAAGTCTTCATGGCTGCAAATGGTTGCAGATGCAAATGCCAGTGCCTTCAGCCTTTCACAAGTTTTGCCTGATGTAACTTCTCAAAAACAAGAGCCACAACAGTTCAAGGTGATTGACTTTTCCAGTTCAAGTCGGGGAAAACAAGACAAGTTTTTGGATAAAAAATCTTTTGCTGAAGACATTGGTGAATCTCAACGTCCTGCTAATACAAGAAACCCGAATGAGGATGTTTTGACAAAGGAACAGAATACCGGTGTTCCAGTTGGAGAGCAGCTGAATTCCCATTCAACCGCTCCGGTGCTTGGCGTGAACCTGGTACCAAGTAATAGGCCTATGGGAGAGATCATTATCAGTGAAACTTGCCCATTTATGAAGAGCGCTGATTCAATGAAGGAGTGGGCTAAGTCTAAGGCAGCTTTAAGTGGTTCACATAAACGAAAAGGCAAGGAAATGGACTCCCTCCAGAAACAGCGCGGCAAGTGA
- the LOC125211441 gene encoding light-mediated development protein DET1 isoform X2, translating into MFRSNNVAARIFERQISSPAPGTSVHCARRFYENIVPSHTIYDIECPDILFRKFSDDGNYLVTFSRNHQDLVVYRPTWLSFSCREDDCLNRDLPSKANKFESFFTQLYCVTLAASGELICKDFFLYSEKNQYGIFATSTAQIHDAPAVGGAIQGIPSIEKITFHLVRLEDGVILDERVFCNDYINLAHSMGVFLYDDLVAIVSLRYQRIHILQIRDSGNLVDVRSIGEYCREDDELFLNSSSQGMAIPDRNTAQNIGNGLESIHHMPETSFLSGLKQRLLSFILRGIWNEEHDPTSRMQCLKKKFYFHFQDYADLVIWKVARNTDNHPAFFAVYNMETTEIISFYQNSAEDLYTLFELFCDHFHSSSKNSFYMNFLSTHSNNIYALEQLKCNKTKASSCQQFVKKMLATLPFNCQSQSPSPYFDHSLFRYDEKLISATDRHRQSTDHPIKFILRRQPNTLKFKIKPGPEAGNSDTRTKKISSFLFHPILPLAISVQQTLFLQPAVVNIHFRR; encoded by the exons ATGTTTAGAAGCAACAATGTGGCGGCCCGAATTTTCGAGCGCCAGATTTCTTCTCCTGCTCCCGGCACCTCT GTCCATTGTGCCAGACGATTTTATGAGAACATAGTTCCAAGTCATACTATATATGACATTGAATGCCCTGACATTCTATTTCGTAAGTTCAGTGATGACGGAAACTATCTTGTAACCTTCAGCCGGAATCATCAGGATCTTGTTGTTTACAGACCAACTTGGCTGTCATTTTCGTGCAGAGAAGATGATTGTCTAAATCGTGATCTTCCTTCTAAAGCCAACAAATTTGAGAGTTTTTTCACCCAATTGTATTGCGTCACTCTTGCTGCCAGTGGTGAGCTTATATGCAAAGACTTCTTCCTGTACTCAGAGAAGAATCAATATGGAATATTTGCAACGTCAACTGCACAAATTCACGATGCACCTGCTGTTGGAGGTGCGATTCAAGGAATTCCGTCAATCGAAAAAATAACCTTTCACCTTGTAAG ATTGGAAGATGGAGTGATACTTGATGAGAGGGTTTTCTGCAATGATTATATTAACTTGGCGCATAGCATGGGTGTTTTCTTGTACGATGATTTGGTGGCTATAGTGTCTCTGCGTTATCAGAGAATCCACATTCTCCAAATCAGAGACTCTGGAAACCTtgttgatgttagatctaTTGGGGAATATTGCAGAGAAGATGATGAGCTTTTCCTCAATTCAAGTTCTCAG GGTATGGCCATCCCGGACAGAAATACAGCACAAAATATTGGCAATGGTCTGGAAAGTATCCATCATATGCCAGAGACTTCTTTTTTAAGTGGTTTAAAGCAGCGCCTGCTTTCCTTTATATTACGCGGGATATGGAATGAAGAGCATGATCCGACTTCA AGAATGCAGTGCCTTAAGAAGAagttttatttccatttccaaGATTATGCTGATTTGGTTATATGGAAG GTGGCACGAAATACAGATAACCATCCCGCATTCTTTGCTGTATATAATATGGAGACGACGGAAATAATTTCATTCTATCAG AACTCTGCTGAGGATCTCTACACATTGTTTGAGCTGTTTTGCGACCATTTCCATTCCTCGTCAAAGAATTCCttttacatgaattttttatcAACACATTCAAACAACATTTATGCCCTGGAGCAATTGAAATGCAATAAAACCAAAGCTAGCAGCTGCCAGCAG TTTGTTAAGAAGATGTTAGCTACTTTGCCTTTCAATTGTCAGTCCCAGAGCCCTTCACCCTACTTCGATCACTCACTATTTCGATATGATGAAAAG TTGATTTCAGCAACTGACCGACACAGACAGTCCACTGACCATCCAATCAAATTCATTTTGAGGAGGCAACCGAATACTCTTAAATTTAAGATCAAACCAG GTCCTGAAGCTGGGAATTCGGATACCCGGACAAAGAAGATATCGTCGTTTCTATTTCATCCGATTTTGCCCCTAGCAATTTCTGTACAACAGACTCTATTTTTGCAGCCAGCAGTTGTTAATATCCACTTCCGTAGATAA